A stretch of the Oceanicola sp. D3 genome encodes the following:
- a CDS encoding DUF2459 domain-containing protein — translation MRVFWRVARHALIWPLVAACLYLTAAALGALVPGPVAKVAPGEGPPVEVGLIAGPIHYDFILPATPETRAALGFAAEGGVPVEAHGVQHVLVGWGSAGFYTTAGSYGDIAASTVLRAATGDASVLRVEVYGALPEGFDYPRLRLTAGQYTALLALIANTRSGPAVRGAGFSDTDAFFEANGGFHLFRTCNTWITEALRAAGHPAGIWTPTPYAVTLSLWWHAP, via the coding sequence ATGAGGGTTTTCTGGCGCGTGGCGCGGCATGCGCTGATCTGGCCGCTCGTGGCGGCGTGTCTCTACCTCACCGCAGCGGCCCTCGGTGCGCTTGTGCCGGGGCCCGTGGCCAAGGTCGCGCCGGGCGAGGGGCCGCCGGTGGAGGTCGGGCTGATCGCCGGGCCGATCCACTATGATTTCATCCTGCCCGCCACGCCCGAAACCCGCGCCGCCCTCGGCTTCGCGGCAGAGGGGGGCGTGCCCGTCGAGGCGCACGGCGTGCAGCATGTGCTGGTCGGCTGGGGCTCTGCCGGGTTTTACACCACGGCGGGCAGCTACGGCGACATTGCCGCCTCCACCGTGCTGCGGGCGGCCACGGGCGATGCCTCGGTTTTGCGCGTCGAGGTCTACGGGGCGCTGCCCGAAGGGTTCGACTATCCGCGCCTCCGCCTCACCGCAGGCCAATACACCGCGCTCCTCGCCCTCATCGCCAACACCCGCAGCGGCCCGGCGGTGCGCGGCGCGGGCTTCAGCGACACCGACGCCTTCTTCGAAGCAAACGGAGGCTTCCACCTCTTCCGCACCTGCAACACATGGATCACCGAGGCCCTGCGCGCCGCCGGCCACCCCGCAGGCATCTGGACGCCCACGCCCTATGCCGTGACTCTCTCGCTCTGGTGGCACGCCCCGTAG
- a CDS encoding hemolysin III family protein: protein MTDMTEMSEMSDAQILPHASRPYSRVELAVDAWVHIAALALAIGAVPVLITLTAVWRGDAMGILGVSIYGATLIAMLTCSLLYNHLPRPEWRRTLLRFDQSAIYLKIAGTYTPFALLAGAGQGLLVFVWSLAVVGTVANFALPRRPTAVGVALCLGMGWAVLIGGQDLLAVTSTPVIVLMAVGGGLYSAGTLFLMLGRMRFHNAIWHLFVAIASIVFFVAVFMHAAQSAV from the coding sequence ATGACCGACATGACTGAAATGAGTGAGATGAGCGACGCTCAAATCCTGCCTCATGCCTCCCGCCCCTATAGCCGGGTGGAGCTGGCGGTGGACGCATGGGTGCATATCGCGGCGCTGGCGCTGGCGATTGGGGCCGTGCCGGTGCTCATTACCCTCACGGCGGTGTGGCGCGGCGATGCGATGGGCATTCTCGGCGTGTCGATCTACGGGGCAACCCTGATCGCAATGCTCACCTGCTCGCTGCTCTACAACCACCTGCCGCGCCCGGAATGGCGGCGCACCCTGCTGCGCTTTGACCAGTCGGCGATCTATCTCAAGATCGCGGGCACCTACACGCCCTTCGCGCTGCTGGCCGGGGCGGGGCAGGGGCTGTTGGTTTTTGTCTGGTCACTGGCGGTTGTGGGCACCGTGGCCAATTTCGCCCTGCCTCGCCGCCCTACCGCGGTGGGCGTGGCGCTGTGCCTCGGCATGGGCTGGGCGGTGCTGATCGGCGGGCAGGATCTGCTGGCCGTCACCTCCACCCCCGTCATCGTGCTGATGGCGGTGGGCGGCGGGCTCTACTCGGCGGGCACGCTGTTTTTGATGTTGGGGCGGATGCGCTTTCATAACGCGATCTGGCACCTCTTCGTCGCCATCGCCTCCATCGTCTTCTTCGTCGCGGTCTTCATGCACGCCGCGCAATCGGCCGTGTGA
- a CDS encoding DUF305 domain-containing protein, whose translation MTYTRFAAMIATSTVVMFGLMYLNTYALGHVFFSETRLYMALLMGAVMAVIMMGFMWAMYEGRMVKLGIFAGAAVAIALSLWLVRSQATVGGLSYMRAMIPHHSIAVMTSGRADIEDARVRKLADGIIAAQRREIAEMRWLVAELEAGRVVESAYADPPPVAGSAEDALNTLRLSTLYPAPLTAAEAARLVDGPTGGCNFRQTKADAPILWTNAKGDTAAMLLNGTYLSLSGGEGRFADGRIAAEVTPLDDEAAGLRSDAALVFSIAQGPTRGYRGFWSCAQ comes from the coding sequence ATGACCTACACCCGCTTCGCCGCCATGATCGCCACCTCCACGGTGGTGATGTTTGGCCTGATGTACCTCAACACCTATGCGCTCGGGCACGTCTTCTTTTCCGAAACGCGGCTCTACATGGCGCTGCTCATGGGCGCGGTCATGGCGGTGATCATGATGGGGTTCATGTGGGCAATGTATGAGGGCCGGATGGTGAAGCTGGGCATCTTCGCCGGTGCGGCGGTGGCTATCGCACTCTCGCTCTGGCTTGTCCGCAGCCAGGCCACGGTGGGCGGGCTCAGCTACATGCGCGCGATGATCCCGCACCATTCGATTGCGGTGATGACCTCGGGGCGCGCCGACATCGAGGATGCACGGGTGCGCAAGCTGGCCGATGGAATCATCGCCGCGCAGCGCCGCGAGATTGCAGAGATGCGCTGGCTCGTCGCCGAGCTGGAAGCGGGCCGTGTGGTGGAAAGCGCTTACGCAGACCCGCCCCCCGTGGCCGGCAGCGCGGAGGACGCACTAAACACCCTGCGCCTCTCCACGCTTTACCCCGCACCCCTCACCGCCGCCGAGGCTGCCCGACTTGTGGATGGCCCGACCGGCGGCTGCAACTTTCGCCAGACCAAGGCCGATGCGCCGATTCTCTGGACAAATGCCAAAGGAGATACCGCCGCTATGCTTCTCAATGGCACCTACCTCAGCCTGTCAGGCGGCGAGGGGCGTTTTGCGGATGGCAGGATTGCGGCCGAGGTCACGCCGCTTGATGACGAAGCGGCAGGGCTGCGCTCCGACGCGGCGCTTGTGTTTTCCATCGCCCAAGGTCCGACGCGCGGTTACCGCGGCTTCTGGTCCTGCGCCCAATGA
- a CDS encoding F0F1 ATP synthase subunit B — protein sequence MMIRYWLTTAAITFAASPALAASGPFFSLRNSNFVVLIAFLLFIGVLLFFKVPSMIAGLLDKRADTIRAELDEARALREEAQTVLAGFERKQAEVAEQAERIVAHAKEEAKLAAEQAKVDLEKSIARRLAGADEQIASAEAAAVRSVRDRAVQVAVAAAGDVIAKQMGAAEANKLIDSAIEEAGAKLH from the coding sequence ATGATGATCCGCTACTGGCTCACCACCGCTGCCATCACCTTCGCGGCCTCGCCCGCGCTGGCCGCGTCTGGCCCGTTCTTCTCGCTGCGCAACTCCAACTTCGTTGTGCTCATCGCCTTCCTGCTGTTCATCGGCGTGCTCCTGTTCTTCAAGGTGCCCTCGATGATCGCCGGGCTGCTCGACAAGCGCGCCGACACGATCCGCGCCGAGCTCGATGAAGCCCGCGCCCTGCGCGAAGAGGCCCAGACCGTTCTGGCCGGCTTCGAGCGCAAGCAGGCCGAGGTGGCCGAACAGGCCGAGCGCATCGTTGCCCATGCCAAGGAAGAGGCCAAGCTGGCCGCCGAGCAGGCCAAGGTCGATCTGGAGAAATCCATCGCCCGCCGTCTGGCCGGGGCCGACGAGCAGATCGCCTCTGCCGAAGCCGCCGCCGTGCGCTCCGTGCGTGACCGCGCCGTGCAGGTGGCCGTGGCCGCCGCTGGCGATGTGATCGCCAAGCAGATGGGCGCCGCCGAGGCGAACAAGCTGATCGACAGCGCCATCGAAGAGGCCGGTGCCAAGCTGCACTGA
- a CDS encoding F0F1 ATP synthase subunit B', whose product MATENSVAEHVSPADLEAAGRCVGPDGGAIGMPQLCFDWFPNQIFWLLVTLVAIYFVLSRIALPRIAAVLAERSGTITNDIAAAEEFKMKAGEAEKAYEKALADARAEAQAIAAEAKADVQKDVDAAIAKADAEIAARTAEAEKAIAEIRESALANVEEVAKDTAGEIVSALGGKADASAVNAAVEARLKGAS is encoded by the coding sequence ATGGCAACTGAAAACTCTGTAGCCGAGCACGTCAGCCCCGCCGATCTTGAGGCGGCTGGCCGCTGTGTCGGGCCCGATGGCGGTGCCATCGGCATGCCGCAGCTGTGCTTCGACTGGTTCCCCAACCAGATCTTCTGGCTCCTCGTCACGCTTGTCGCGATCTACTTCGTGTTGAGCCGCATCGCCCTGCCGCGCATCGCCGCGGTTCTGGCCGAGCGCTCCGGCACGATCACCAATGACATCGCGGCGGCCGAAGAATTCAAGATGAAGGCCGGTGAGGCCGAGAAAGCCTATGAGAAGGCGCTGGCCGATGCCCGCGCCGAGGCACAGGCGATTGCTGCCGAGGCCAAGGCCGACGTCCAGAAAGACGTGGACGCTGCCATTGCCAAGGCCGATGCCGAGATTGCGGCCCGGACTGCCGAAGCGGAGAAGGCGATTGCCGAAATCCGTGAAAGCGCGCTGGCCAATGTCGAGGAAGTGGCCAAGGATACGGCTGGCGAAATCGTCTCGGCCCTCGGTGGCAAGGCTGACGCATCTGCCGTCAACGCCGCGGTGGAAGCCCGGCTGAAAGGAGCCTCGTGA
- a CDS encoding F0F1 ATP synthase subunit C: MEGDIVQMGAFIGAGLASVGMGGAAIGVGNVVGNFLSGALRNPSAAGGQTATMFIGIAFAEALGIFSFLVALLLMFAV; encoded by the coding sequence ATGGAAGGCGATATCGTTCAAATGGGTGCTTTCATCGGTGCAGGCCTGGCCTCTGTGGGCATGGGCGGCGCTGCTATCGGTGTGGGCAATGTTGTGGGCAACTTCCTCAGCGGCGCTCTGCGCAACCCCTCCGCCGCTGGCGGCCAGACGGCCACCATGTTCATCGGCATCGCATTTGCGGAAGCCCTGGGGATCTTCTCGTTCCTCGTCGCGCTTCTGCTGATGTTCGCCGTCTGA
- a CDS encoding F0F1 ATP synthase subunit A → MATEAHGAEDGLAFHPMDQFMVKPLFGDGPVAWYTPTNVTFWMALTVLAVILLLVIGTRRRAVIPSRSQSVAEMAYGLVHKMIEDVCGKDGLKYFPYIMTLFMFILLANVLGLLPGAFTTTSHLAVTVVLALFVFISVTVIGFVKNGAHFLELFWVSSAPLALRPILALIEVISYFVRPVSHSIRLMGNMMAGHAVIKVFAAFAPLVLFSAVGIAVTPLSILAITAIYALELLVAFIQAYVFTILTCVYLKDALHPAH, encoded by the coding sequence ATGGCGACAGAAGCCCACGGCGCAGAGGACGGCCTCGCGTTCCACCCGATGGACCAGTTCATGGTCAAGCCGCTCTTCGGAGACGGCCCGGTGGCGTGGTATACCCCGACGAACGTGACGTTCTGGATGGCCCTCACCGTTCTTGCCGTGATCCTGCTGCTCGTCATCGGCACCCGCCGCCGTGCGGTGATCCCGTCGCGCAGCCAGTCGGTCGCCGAAATGGCCTATGGCCTCGTGCACAAGATGATCGAGGATGTCTGCGGCAAGGACGGGCTCAAGTACTTCCCCTACATCATGACGCTGTTCATGTTCATCCTGCTGGCGAACGTGCTGGGCCTGCTGCCCGGTGCCTTCACCACCACCTCGCACCTTGCGGTTACCGTGGTTCTGGCGCTCTTCGTCTTCATTTCGGTCACCGTGATCGGCTTCGTGAAGAACGGCGCGCATTTCCTCGAGCTGTTCTGGGTCTCCTCGGCCCCGTTGGCGCTGCGCCCGATCCTCGCGCTGATCGAGGTCATCAGCTACTTCGTGCGCCCGGTCAGCCACTCCATCCGTCTGATGGGCAACATGATGGCCGGTCACGCCGTGATCAAAGTTTTCGCAGCCTTCGCGCCGCTGGTCCTGTTTTCTGCCGTCGGCATCGCGGTTACGCCGCTGTCGATCCTGGCGATCACCGCGATCTACGCGCTCGAGCTGCTCGTGGCCTTCATCCAGGCCTATGTCTTCACCATCCTGACCTGCGTGTACCTGAAAGACGCGCTGCACCCGGCCCACTAA
- a CDS encoding AtpZ/AtpI family protein: MAGSDDEQKLRELDEKLLAHRAKYAPPPPKDDHYHAASQGWRMVIELVAGLGIGFGIGYGLDVLFGTLPVFLLLFTLLGFAAGVRVMMRTAAEFQNAPPSGAEDEKRD; encoded by the coding sequence ATGGCCGGCTCGGACGACGAGCAGAAGCTGCGGGAGCTTGACGAAAAGCTTCTGGCACACAGGGCCAAATACGCGCCGCCCCCGCCGAAAGACGATCACTACCACGCCGCCTCGCAGGGCTGGCGCATGGTGATCGAGCTGGTCGCCGGTCTGGGGATCGGCTTTGGCATCGGGTACGGGCTCGACGTTCTGTTCGGAACGCTGCCTGTTTTCCTGCTGCTGTTCACATTGCTGGGCTTTGCCGCCGGTGTTCGCGTGATGATGCGCACGGCAGCAGAGTTTCAAAACGCTCCGCCAAGCGGGGCAGAGGACGAGAAGAGGGACTGA
- a CDS encoding metalloregulator ArsR/SmtB family transcription factor — MTPRPRPSLDTVFAALADPTRRAILTMLLEDDMAVTDVAEPFEMSLAAISKHLTILAGAGLISQEKRGRVKWCKLEPDALKGSSVWMQGFGQFEPVNLDAFERFLGAELGLGGEE, encoded by the coding sequence ATGACCCCGCGCCCGCGCCCCTCGCTCGACACCGTCTTCGCCGCCCTCGCCGACCCGACCCGGCGGGCGATCCTGACGATGCTGCTTGAGGACGACATGGCCGTCACGGATGTGGCTGAGCCCTTCGAGATGAGCCTAGCGGCGATCTCCAAGCACCTCACCATCCTCGCTGGCGCGGGCCTGATCAGTCAGGAAAAACGCGGGCGGGTTAAGTGGTGCAAGCTGGAGCCCGATGCGCTGAAGGGCTCGAGCGTGTGGATGCAGGGGTTTGGCCAGTTCGAGCCGGTAAACCTTGATGCCTTCGAGCGGTTTCTTGGCGCGGAGCTGGGGCTCGGCGGCGAGGAATAG
- a CDS encoding LysR family transcriptional regulator, producing MDAWDEVRTAYHVARVGTVSGAADALGVHHATVIRHIDALEQRLGTKLFQRHARGYTATEAGLDLLQVAKATDDQFSQLAGRIKGRGEEVTGELIVTSIPALSPSLTATLARYSRANPQVVMRFMTDERLFRLEYGEAHVAIRAGKRPDQPDNVVQKFFDMSHALYATREYVEEMGQLDEADMTRHRFVSEDDRESRAPFYRWLHEMVPDRCISYRASAQRSVVDAIRAGAGIGFLPSAVGDRSPDLVQMMAPREAWTATVWLVTHVDLHRTAKVQSILTHLKDDFDPGSF from the coding sequence CTGGATGCCTGGGATGAGGTGCGCACAGCTTACCACGTGGCCCGTGTTGGCACGGTGTCCGGCGCGGCCGACGCGCTGGGCGTGCACCACGCGACGGTGATACGCCACATCGACGCGCTGGAGCAGCGGCTGGGCACCAAACTGTTCCAGCGGCACGCGCGTGGCTACACCGCCACCGAAGCCGGGCTGGACCTGTTGCAGGTCGCCAAGGCCACCGATGACCAGTTTTCGCAGCTTGCGGGCCGGATCAAGGGCCGGGGCGAAGAGGTGACAGGCGAACTTATCGTCACCTCCATCCCCGCGCTTTCGCCCTCGCTGACGGCCACGCTGGCCCGCTACAGCCGCGCCAATCCGCAGGTGGTGATGCGCTTCATGACAGACGAGCGGCTGTTTCGGCTGGAGTATGGCGAGGCGCATGTGGCCATTCGCGCAGGCAAACGGCCCGATCAGCCCGACAACGTGGTGCAAAAATTCTTCGATATGTCGCACGCGCTCTATGCAACCCGCGAATATGTAGAAGAGATGGGCCAGTTGGACGAGGCCGACATGACCCGCCATCGCTTTGTCTCAGAGGATGACCGCGAAAGCCGCGCACCCTTCTATCGCTGGCTGCACGAGATGGTGCCCGACCGTTGCATCAGCTACCGCGCCTCGGCGCAGCGCTCGGTGGTCGACGCGATCCGCGCCGGGGCTGGCATCGGGTTTCTGCCCTCCGCCGTGGGCGACCGCTCGCCGGACCTCGTGCAGATGATGGCCCCGCGTGAAGCGTGGACGGCCACCGTTTGGCTGGTGACCCATGTGGACCTGCACCGCACCGCCAAGGTGCAGTCGATCCTGACGCATTTGAAAGACGATTTCGATCCGGGCAGCTTCTGA
- a CDS encoding DUF4175 domain-containing protein — protein MGEDHSESITANGTGPRLTLRSHPPPQPWAVWLALAGAGLVVAGLLLRTPTLTPLLGVSGILAALPLLWGLRPGPVTVIDRRAGRIEERNALGRVCRSASFGQVERVTCDHITLPSSSPDGPEFTIYRTLLITADGPVTVCGFGAPGPARKLKTKLEQWLPTSPTSTP, from the coding sequence ATGGGAGAGGACCACAGCGAAAGCATCACGGCAAACGGCACGGGCCCCCGGCTCACGCTGCGCAGCCATCCGCCGCCCCAGCCTTGGGCGGTGTGGCTGGCACTGGCCGGGGCCGGGCTGGTGGTGGCCGGCCTGCTCCTGCGCACCCCCACGCTGACGCCGCTGCTTGGTGTGTCCGGCATTCTTGCCGCGCTGCCGCTGCTCTGGGGCCTGCGCCCCGGCCCGGTCACGGTGATCGACCGCCGCGCGGGGCGCATCGAGGAGCGCAACGCCTTGGGGCGTGTGTGCCGCTCGGCCAGCTTCGGGCAGGTCGAACGGGTGACATGCGATCACATCACCCTGCCCTCCAGCTCGCCGGATGGCCCCGAGTTCACCATCTACCGCACCTTGCTCATCACCGCTGACGGCCCGGTCACGGTTTGCGGCTTCGGCGCCCCCGGCCCGGCCCGCAAACTGAAGACCAAACTGGAGCAGTGGCTCCCCACCTCCCCAACCAGCACCCCGTGA
- the ffh gene encoding signal recognition particle protein, with protein sequence MFENLSERLSGVFDRLTKQGALSEDDVKTALREVRVALLEADVSLPVARDFVKAVQDKATGQAVTKSVTPGQQVVKIVHDELVHVLEGEGEPGELKVDNAPAPILMVGLQGGGKTTTTAKIAKRLKEKQNKRVLMASLDIYRPAAMQQLEVLGRQIGVDTLPIVEGQSAVQIAKRAQQQATMGGYDVYMLDTAGRLQIDEKLMGEVEDVRNAVSPRETLLVVDGLTGQVAVEVAEEFDGKIGISGVVLTRMDGDGRGGAALSMRAVTGKPIKFVGLGEKMEALEEFRPEQIAGRILGMGDIVALVEKAQETIEAEQAERMMKRFQKGQFNMNDLKMQLEQMLKMGGMEGMMKMMPGMGKMAKQVEESGFDDTIFRRQIALIQSMTKRERANPALLQASRKKRIAKGAGQEVSELNKLLKMHRQMADMMKKMGKGGMLKQAMKGMFGKGGPSEADLAAAQKQMGGAMPKGLGGMPGGGLPGLGGGALPPGLSGFGKKK encoded by the coding sequence ATGTTTGAAAATCTGTCCGAACGTCTCTCTGGCGTCTTCGACCGGCTGACCAAGCAGGGCGCGCTTTCTGAGGATGACGTGAAGACCGCGCTGCGCGAGGTGCGTGTGGCGCTTCTGGAGGCGGACGTTTCGCTGCCCGTGGCCCGGGACTTCGTGAAGGCGGTGCAGGACAAGGCCACCGGGCAGGCCGTGACCAAATCGGTCACCCCCGGCCAGCAGGTGGTGAAGATCGTCCATGACGAGCTGGTCCATGTGCTCGAAGGCGAGGGCGAACCGGGTGAGCTGAAGGTGGATAACGCCCCTGCCCCAATCCTGATGGTCGGCTTGCAGGGCGGCGGTAAAACCACCACCACCGCCAAGATCGCCAAGCGGCTGAAGGAAAAGCAGAACAAGCGGGTGCTGATGGCCTCGCTCGACATCTACCGCCCCGCCGCCATGCAACAGCTTGAGGTTCTGGGCCGCCAGATCGGCGTGGATACCCTGCCGATCGTCGAGGGCCAGAGTGCCGTGCAGATCGCCAAGCGCGCCCAGCAGCAGGCGACGATGGGCGGCTATGACGTGTATATGCTCGACACCGCCGGTCGCCTTCAGATCGACGAAAAGCTGATGGGCGAGGTTGAGGACGTGCGCAACGCCGTCTCCCCGCGCGAGACGCTTCTGGTGGTCGATGGTCTCACCGGTCAGGTCGCCGTTGAGGTGGCCGAGGAGTTCGACGGCAAGATCGGCATATCCGGCGTGGTCCTCACCCGGATGGACGGCGACGGCCGCGGCGGTGCGGCGCTGTCGATGCGGGCTGTCACCGGCAAGCCGATCAAGTTCGTCGGCCTTGGCGAGAAGATGGAGGCGCTGGAAGAGTTCCGCCCCGAGCAGATCGCCGGCCGCATCCTCGGCATGGGCGACATCGTGGCCCTCGTCGAGAAGGCGCAGGAGACCATCGAGGCCGAGCAGGCCGAGCGGATGATGAAGCGCTTCCAGAAGGGTCAGTTCAACATGAACGACCTGAAGATGCAGCTCGAGCAGATGCTCAAGATGGGCGGCATGGAAGGCATGATGAAGATGATGCCCGGCATGGGCAAAATGGCCAAGCAGGTGGAAGAGAGCGGGTTTGACGACACCATCTTCCGCCGCCAGATCGCGCTGATCCAGTCGATGACCAAGCGCGAGCGGGCCAACCCGGCGCTGCTTCAGGCCTCGCGCAAGAAGCGGATCGCCAAGGGCGCCGGGCAGGAAGTCAGCGAGCTGAACAAGCTGCTGAAGATGCACCGGCAGATGGCCGACATGATGAAGAAGATGGGCAAGGGCGGCATGCTGAAACAGGCCATGAAGGGCATGTTCGGCAAGGGCGGCCCGAGCGAGGCCGATCTTGCGGCGGCGCAAAAGCAGATGGGCGGTGCGATGCCCAAGGGCCTCGGCGGCATGCCCGGCGGCGGCCTGCCCGGCCTTGGCGGCGGGGCCCTGCCCCCCGGCCTCAGCGGGTTTGGCAAGAAGAAGTAA
- a CDS encoding GNAT family N-acetyltransferase, with protein MPSAPTITTERLRLRPHRIEDFEPMAALFATDWARYMGGPICRKEMWYWLSSEVGSWTLLGHGSLAIELRESNAFIGQIGLTKPEQFPEPELGWCVWPEFEGKGYAFEAAQALLAWAWANLPAATVVSYIDPENDRSIALARRLGAAEDGQAARPDGETPEDTVVYRHPRPEHA; from the coding sequence ATGCCCTCCGCCCCCACCATAACCACCGAGCGGCTGCGCCTGCGCCCCCACCGGATCGAGGATTTCGAGCCGATGGCCGCGCTGTTTGCGACCGATTGGGCGCGCTACATGGGCGGCCCGATTTGCCGCAAGGAAATGTGGTATTGGCTCTCTTCCGAGGTGGGAAGCTGGACGCTGCTGGGGCACGGCAGCCTTGCGATTGAGCTGCGCGAGAGCAACGCCTTCATCGGCCAGATCGGCCTCACCAAGCCCGAGCAGTTCCCCGAGCCGGAGCTTGGCTGGTGCGTCTGGCCCGAGTTTGAAGGCAAGGGCTACGCCTTCGAAGCGGCGCAGGCCCTGCTGGCCTGGGCCTGGGCCAACCTGCCCGCGGCAACCGTCGTCAGCTACATCGACCCGGAGAATGACCGCTCCATCGCGCTCGCCCGCCGTCTCGGCGCGGCGGAAGACGGGCAGGCCGCGCGCCCCGATGGCGAAACGCCCGAAGACACGGTGGTGTATCGCCACCCCCGCCCGGAGCACGCCTGA
- a CDS encoding GNAT family N-acetyltransferase — protein MPDMNRAPHERPIPGAAAKLAAQVSALLPVADTARTRLRPATLADFDVFAEIACDPVRGAGMGGAQDRESAFREYAAMVGCWLLRGHGLWAVMHEGACAGFVQIGFEPGDEEPELGWFFTEAYEGKGLAREAAEAAREIGFCLLGLPSMVSYVDSFNSRSNALAQRMNADRIPSPNPDLFIWRHKRPDQ, from the coding sequence ATGCCCGATATGAACCGCGCCCCGCATGAACGCCCCATTCCCGGGGCCGCCGCAAAGCTGGCCGCGCAGGTCTCTGCCCTGCTGCCGGTGGCCGACACCGCCCGCACCCGCCTGCGCCCGGCCACGCTGGCAGACTTCGATGTCTTCGCCGAGATCGCCTGCGACCCGGTGCGCGGCGCGGGCATGGGCGGTGCGCAGGACCGTGAGAGCGCGTTCCGCGAATATGCCGCCATGGTCGGCTGCTGGCTGCTGCGCGGCCACGGGCTTTGGGCGGTGATGCACGAGGGCGCCTGCGCCGGTTTCGTCCAGATCGGCTTTGAGCCGGGCGACGAGGAGCCGGAGCTTGGCTGGTTTTTCACCGAAGCCTACGAAGGCAAGGGGCTGGCCCGCGAAGCCGCCGAAGCGGCGCGCGAAATCGGCTTTTGCCTGCTCGGTCTGCCCTCGATGGTCAGCTACGTCGACAGCTTCAACAGCCGCTCCAACGCGCTGGCGCAGCGGATGAACGCCGACCGCATCCCCTCGCCCAACCCCGATCTGTTCATCTGGCGCCACAAGAGGCCGGACCAATGA
- a CDS encoding GNAT family N-acetyltransferase — translation MIPTLETERLVLRAPEMGDFEPFAAFYASERSKFVGGPLNREGSWRMLAMEIGHWTLAGFGRWIVDVKGGDKTAGLVGLFAPEGWPEPEIGWDLFEGHEGKGYATEAALAARAYAYDVLGWQTAISLVKPGNAASARVAERMGARPDGDFVHERHGTVHIWRHPGPADTAEGGMEAYA, via the coding sequence ATGATCCCGACGCTGGAAACCGAGCGCCTCGTGCTGCGCGCGCCCGAGATGGGCGACTTCGAGCCTTTCGCGGCGTTCTATGCCTCGGAGCGGTCGAAGTTTGTCGGCGGCCCGCTGAACCGCGAGGGCAGCTGGCGGATGCTGGCGATGGAAATCGGCCATTGGACGCTGGCAGGCTTCGGGCGCTGGATCGTTGACGTCAAGGGGGGCGACAAGACGGCAGGCCTCGTCGGCCTCTTCGCCCCCGAGGGCTGGCCCGAGCCGGAGATCGGCTGGGATCTGTTTGAAGGCCACGAGGGCAAGGGCTATGCCACCGAGGCCGCGCTCGCCGCCCGCGCCTACGCCTACGACGTGCTGGGCTGGCAAACGGCGATCAGCCTTGTGAAGCCGGGCAACGCAGCCTCCGCCCGCGTGGCCGAGCGGATGGGTGCGCGGCCTGACGGCGACTTTGTGCACGAACGCCACGGCACCGTGCACATCTGGCGCCACCCCGGCCCCGCAGACACCGCCGAGGGCGGCATGGAGGCCTACGCATGA
- a CDS encoding GNAT family N-acetyltransferase, with translation MSRMSALNIPVIETERCILRAPEERDFPAAVAFGESERSKWVGGPYPRRAAWGVLLASIGHWALRGYGQWMIEDRATGEAAGRTGFLFNDGWHEPEIGWWLHDGFEGRGLAFEATQAALAYGAEHFGIDGPISYIRQGNTRSAALAERLGAAPEREVEFFDAPCVIWRHPKREAAA, from the coding sequence ATGAGCCGCATGTCCGCCCTGAACATCCCGGTGATCGAAACCGAGCGCTGCATCCTGCGCGCGCCGGAAGAGCGCGACTTTCCCGCTGCTGTCGCCTTTGGCGAATCTGAGCGCTCCAAATGGGTCGGCGGCCCCTACCCGCGCCGCGCGGCCTGGGGCGTACTGTTGGCCTCCATCGGCCATTGGGCGCTGCGCGGCTACGGCCAGTGGATGATCGAGGACCGCGCCACCGGCGAGGCCGCCGGGCGCACCGGCTTCCTGTTCAACGACGGCTGGCACGAGCCCGAAATCGGCTGGTGGCTGCACGATGGTTTCGAGGGCCGGGGGCTGGCCTTTGAGGCGACGCAGGCGGCACTCGCCTATGGCGCCGAGCACTTCGGCATCGACGGCCCGATCTCTTACATCCGGCAGGGCAACACCCGCTCCGCCGCCTTGGCCGAACGGCTGGGCGCCGCGCCCGAGCGTGAGGTGGAGTTCTTCGATGCGCCCTGCGTGATCTGGCGTCACCCGAAGCGGGAGGCAGCCGCATGA